In the Lagenorhynchus albirostris chromosome 16, mLagAlb1.1, whole genome shotgun sequence genome, ACTTAGAAACCTTCATAGAGACATTTGCTAGAAAATGGCTTACAGCCCAATCTTTGGGGCAAGAGATATGAAAAGTATGTTTTCCCAAGAAAATAATACGCTTTATTTCCAGGTGTGACTGGAAAGACCAGAACTTATGatataaaagcttacatttaTGCTGTTGCATCATATACAAAGGAACACGGTGGTTGCAAGGTTATGTAAATCCCAAGCCTATGAACAGGAAATGTGTACAGTGCACGACaggttaaattttctttattgttgtcCAACGCGGGTcctttggagagaaaaaaaagatcacagtGCTGACCAGGTAACTCAATCGGTTAAGTCACGGTAACTGTTGAAAGATAACAGGATAAGGGAGGTGTTCATTTTATGGCATCTTTTCTCATGGAGTTCTTAGCACTTCGGACAGCTCCTCTTTCCCCACCGTGTACAGCTGTTATGTGTCACTCACCAACCGGCTGTATTTAACTTGCCTACCGAGGTGGATTACTGGCCAGGGGAAGGGCCAATGGTAAGATCGAGGTACAATTCCTTGGACATTCCTTTCAAAGTACTGAAATGGCCTGTACCACCACACTCTGGCCAGGAGGTTCATCTGGGAAGCTTCTTTTAGCACCTAAGagaacacagaaagagaaaaccaagtcAGGAAGAACAACTGATGGTTCCAGCCCCAAAAGGAACACACACATGTTTCTCATAACCTTTCACTTTAGGTTCAAATAGTTTCCATATTAAAATTCACAAAGGCCCCCAGACCCGCCCCATGACCACCTACATAGCCACAGTTTCACACTCCCACCACCGTTCTACACTCTGCACTCAGCTGTAAACCGGGCCACACCTAGCAGAAAAACAAGTAACTCCAATTCCGGGAGTACACGGGGAACATGCGGCTTACTCACTCTCTTGTCTATAAAGAAATACCTCAATTAGTGTTTTAGCTACTCTTCTACGATGAAAACAGAGAGAGTTAATTAAATGTTAAGTATTAAGCTGGTGAGGGGccaaagacagaaaagaaggtAGGACTGCAAATCAAGCAAGAGGTAGGTacagcttaaaaaatattttccagggACAATGAGAGCGTGACTCTTGTTCTAGAAGGATGCCGTCTCCTATGTCATTATATTAACGCATTTCTGGCTCATCTTTGATCCAGAAGTGGATCAGCATCACAAGAGACAACACAACCTTAGCTGACTACCTCTTAAGACAAGAGAAACCGAAGACATCTGTGGGTTCTTCGCGCTTTCCCCCCCGCCACGCCAGCGACGGCAGGCCAAGAGCAATAGGGGTTAAAATCAAATGGGGAGAGAAACTCACTTGCTGATTGGCCATAGTGTGGTACCACCAGAAGAGTCTTGTGGTGATGTAATATGCCACCACCACATCCACAGTGTAGTGGTCATGCGCCAAGAGAATACAGAAGATTCCAACCACGCTGAGAAGCCAGCAGATCCAGTGGTACCACCACAGTCGTCGAGGGGAATCTGAAAAGGAGAAACTTGCAATAGTCCCGTTATTCAAGTGCCACTAAGGGCACCCGACCATGCCTCAACTACTACTTCTGAATCCAATTACCTTGGATCTTCCCTTCTGAAAACAGATCTTTTGGGGTAGCAAACCTAAGGGCTTTCGCTTCTCTGTAACGGAGGTTAGAAGGGAAGCAGCTTATTTCATAAAGTGATTTTCTTAGCCATAGTAATTTATATTTGGTTATTACTTGATTCATGTAATTATAAGTGTAGCTTAAAAGGACAAATAAGGACAGGTTAATGCATCATGCTccattaaaatacaaaacaacaccGCCCACTGACAATTAAATTTACCAGGAAATAATTTGGGATTAATGCTCTATACAAAAATCAGTACCTTTTGATCCTTTGAGTAGGCAATTATAATTGATACAACTGCCCTATTTGCTTTCCAAGCTCTGCAACCATACACTAATTTGAAAGTCTTTGAGATTTCCATTTCTCAAATACAAATAAGAGAGGATCCAAATGCCTGGGAATTCAAGCCCAAGTACGTTCCCAAGGGCAGGGCAGTGTCTGGGAAGTCACCTGATGGGAGATTCAAAATCTCTATTCGTGCAGGCCTTCCTACCTTGTATTCTCAGTGAGTGGGCTTCAGAGGGTCTGAAATTTTAGGCAATAATGTTGTCTGAGTGTGATCTACCCTTCTCACCCTGGGGAAGACAGTTTAGGCTTTTACAGAATTTTCAAGGGGTCCAAGtatccatcattcattcaaccactatttattgagcatctacgaTGTGCCCAGGACAGGAACTGCTCTAGTCACTGGAATCAATGAACAAAATAGGCAAAGAGCCTGCCTTTGTGGGGAGATCCCTTCCTAGTACTgaagagaaacaataaataataattataataaagtaaATTATACATTATGTTAGAAGGTGTTAAAGCCTATGGAAAAGTAAAAAATTGAACCAAATAAGTAGGATCAGCAGTAGAGAGGGTGAAGGGAGGTTTGTCAGTTTATATGGAGTGGTCATGGTTGGGGGTAGGGTCTTAAGAGTATGTACAGGGCTCCATGTTCCATTTCCAGGAAAATCTGTACTTGGTACTCTAACAATACAACAACAAAGACCGGCTACCGTTCATTCTCCCTGCACCACTACTAGTGTCCCTATATGccatctattttaattttcacaacctcTCCCTCATTCATGAAGGAGCTATCAGTATCTCattctaaagatgaggaaactgtgactTACAGAGGTTAGAGGttttccccaaggtcacagagctagtaagtgataGCAACAGGATTCAAAATCAGTTTGTGACCCAAGTCTTCCAATATGGCATCTCCAAGGATAAGGCTTAACCCCATTAAAGTATTGCAGGTACCAACCAGCAGGCGGTTAGGAATCCCACCCCCCAGGGCCGCCGACATCAGGCCTGTTCTGTTCCCATTTTCCATGCCCAGTTGCATCTCTCATGGAAGGCTGCTTTCGACTTACACTCTTTGATAAATAGGTAGGTGAGTGTGAGCATGACCGTGTGGCCGCTGTACAGGTAGTCCCCACACATGTCGTGGGAGCCCGTGATGGACAGGCCGCCACCAGCAATGAGCTTCATTATTCTCCTCAGTTGGGCTTCCCAGTCTCCGAAGAGCTGgtgggaaaagaaaatcagactATTAGCCCACATAAAAGTCTGCTACGATTATAACTTATATTCAAGATTAAGCTTtgtaatattgtgatttataatgagaaatatatatttggccttcatccctgttcctggcacagagcttctacaacctttggaatttcctgagaAGAGACAGAGGTGTCTTTGGTTATTCATaaaagcccctttcaaccacacctagGTTCATGTTCATGAGTTCAAGGTGACTTCTGGAAAGCCCCTAAGGATGGGGGTGGTTGCCAGGAGATCCAACCAGGTGACTAGAGGGTTGGAACCTCTTTCCCACTTCCCGCCACTTccaaggaggggagaagggctgggggTTGAGTGAAttaccaatggccaatgatttaatcaatcatgcctctATAATGAAGCCTCCACAGAAATCCAAAAGGAcaggggtttggagagcttccaggttggtggacgtgaggagatgtggggagagtGATGCacgccccttcccacataccttgccctacaCATCTCTTCCATGTGGCTGGTCCTacgttatatccttttataataaactgctaatctagtaagtaaaatgttttcctgagttctgtgagctccagcaaattaactgaacccaaggaggggggtCATAGGAACTTCCAATTTAAAGTTGGTCGGTAAGAAGTATAGGTGACAGTCTGAACCTGTGATCAGAGTCTGAAGTGGTTGGGGGCTGACAGTCAGTGTGAGATTGAGCCCTTACCCTGTGGGATCCGATGCTATTTCCAGGTAGACACAGTGCCAGAATGGAGTTAAAGAGGGTTAGAgatttgcttgtgtgtgtgtgtgcgtgtgtggggaAACCCATATATCTAGTCACAGAAGTATTCAGTGGGGTTTTCAGAATACAGGAGATGCACAGGAGTGTTTTTCCTTTATGAGTTTATATTAAGACACGTAAAAtcactgcccccccccacccccgccatgaAGTGTGCCCACTCAACATTCACTGCTGTTCAGACAGCCCTTGGAAGAGTGTGGTCCTAGAGACGAAGCATGCAGCTTCAGAGCTCCCCTTACATGTTGGCACTTTTTAGAGCACATGTCAGCAGATATTTAGTTACTAAAGTTTTTTTTCACTACACTGTTAAAGACTGACTGATTGATTTACTACCATAACTGCCATCTGGGGGAAAATCTCTGGGAAAAATTTAAAGATCTATTTCACACGCTTGGCCTAGAGGACAAATGTTCTACTAACTTATTAGCTAAAGCAGCTGGAGGTTAGAAAGtcaaatatatgaattttttttttggtatgtgatTTTGGGGGACCAAATTGAAGCAAGGGACTGAGTAGGATGTACCTTCAATCTTCTGAAATTATGTGGGTAGAACtgcatgtttttccttttaataagagtgaaaaagtttataaataaatctACCTGTCTCTGATACAAGTCTGGGCTGGATACTAGAGTGGTAAATGGCATGAACAAGTCATTCACCGAAACTTTTGTTTGCTCTGGCAAATAAAATGTGTGACTGTCTATATTTTATGTTTGTcagcattcttttaaattttggttaGCCAATTTAATCACCATGACCCCTTTTCAACATTTAACTGATAATATTCTGGGCTCTGGGAAACATGTTTCATTataatttccctttaaaaaaactgATCAAGATTTCTAGTTAAGGACGTCAGGTTGAACATACCACATAGCAGATATGGATTTCCAAATTGAAAGGGATCACTGAAAGTCCAGCTCAACAGAAGCAAACAGATCTACATAGCAAGACTCAGTATTATGGAACTTCAGAAACTTGGGGCTAACAAGGGACCTTCAAGCATCCAGAGATCAAAAACAAGCTTCACACAAAAGATCAAGAATCAGGCTTCTTCAAAAGCAatactggaaaagaaaaggcttcaGAAAAATGCCTCcaaattctgagggaaaatgatTTCCAATTTAGAATTCTATACACAGCCATATTATTAACTGAGCCTAATCTTAAAAAATAGACCAAGGATAAACTAAAGTCATTTCATATATACAAGATTTCACAATATTTACCACCTATGTATTCTTTTTGCGGGAAATTACAGAAGATGTACTCTACAAggcaaaggagaaaacagaaaaaagaagaaacggGATTTGCTAGGATGCCAGTGAAGGGAATACTGAGAGCTGTGCTGTAGGCCTAAGAGAGGGAGCCCCCTACATGGGTGAGTCAGAGCTCTGGAGATGAGGCTAACAGAACACCTAATTCCGCGGCGGCACTGAGTCACAACATGGGAATGAGTAAGTACACAGAAAACTAACAGAGCAAAAAAGCAAGGCAATTACGGACTCTACAGGAAATGAAATATTGTGTTGAAAAGTAATTATAGGAAACTATATGACTTGGCTATGAATAGCATCTACAAAACTGTAAGAATGTAAGCTCTGAATACTGAGTTACTTAAATCAAGGACAGAAAATGACACTGGGAAGATGGGATAAGAAGCCTAAACTAGTGTACTGGGatggtgggggaggagaagaagggaaggaaaaggcacAGAACACATACAAGCTGCGGGGGAGGATTGTGTGGGGAATACAAGGGCTCTAAATCCTGGCCTTCCCCAGCAGGAAGTCAGCAACAGCCTGTATTGGAAATTATAAAGAAACAATATTGCCATGGCACTTAGAGACCTGAggataaacacatacacacaaaaaaattctgtaaaaagaGTTAAAGAAATGAAGGTAAACACCACGAGACTCAGTTGAAAGAGCTAAAGAGAGTAGGAAAGCAGGCTGAGTGTGATTAGGGTAAGGGTTGCGTACCATGGTTTTCATAATAAGTCCTGTAGgatcattttgtttcttaaattgcACGCATGTATaaacatgataaaaattttttgaaagttttaaattgaAAGTTTGGTCTGGTTCTGTCATAACAACGGgtaataaatggaagaaaattatGGCAAAAAAGCTTAGGTAGTTCTTCAATTTACATTATTTCAAATTGTCCTTTCGAAACTCCCTCTGTGTTTTGAAAACTATACATCATATTCTTGAGCACCATTCCCCCCCAATTTGCCCTCTCATTTTGGTAGGAAAATATTTGTGGAGAAACTGTAGGggtaggaaaagagggagagattaTGAGGTAAACATGGCATTGAGGAAAAACAGCCCAAAATTAATGCTCCATTTCTTACAAGTGCCCTCAACACAtctatgctttcttttaaaaatatctttccatgATTGTCAAACCTCTGCAAGGGGAAAGGCTCTTTAAAAGCTCAGTGGGGAACAGGACAAGAAGATGGATGGTTACAGGTACATAAAATTTGTAAATTACACTCTAAGAAGGTAAACAAACTCTAAGGCAAATGACAACACAACTGGAGCAGAAACAACATCTTTACCGTGTACACAGTACACATAAATCAAGTAAATAAGACCATTTAGGAAACAAAATTTATCAAAGGACAAAGGATGTGACCAGCTGGAGGCACTGGCTCTGTCaagcaaatagaaataaaaatgaacgtTAACAGGAGCTCATTCTTTCCCATATCAAATTAGCAAAGCGAAAAAAAGATAGCCAATGGTGGGGCAGGGACAACGTCACTGATCCTCTCAAACAGGCTCCttaaagaggagggaaggaacgTGGTAAATGCAGCAGCCAGCAGTGCAGGAAGAGGCAGTGGCCTCTGAAACAGACAGGCTGGGTTAAAAGCATGGCTCTCCTAccaattagctgtgtgaccctgggcagccGAACcactctaagcctcaatttcctcatcaccAACCTGGGGAGTAATATATTTATTACAACTGGCAAAATCCTCTGCAAAAATAATCATCAATATTGACCACAATCCAAACAGCCATGACCTGTGTGTGACTCAGTGCTTAGTTGTTTCTAGACACCCACCTCCAAGAAGTGAGCCCGCACATGAAGAAAACCTTTACgcacaatattatttataaaagcaacaaactagaaacaacccaaatgggaATTGTTAAATAACTGTTCCCTTGCCATTCAGAACATGGGCCAGGGGAGCAATGGCAACACCAGGGGTTGCCTGtcattacaggcatacctcggagatatttcAGGTTCGcttccagaccacagcaataaagcGAATATTCCAATTAAGCGAGTTtcacgaattttttggtttcccagtgcataaaaAGTTATGGatattgtagtctattaagcgtacaatagcattatgtctaaaaaaccaaTGTACgtgccttaattaaaaaaatactttattgctaaaaatgctaaccatcatctgagccttcagcaagtggcagtagtaacatcaaagatcactggtcACAGATCACATAACAAATACAAAGTTTGAAAaactgcaagaattaccaaaatgtgacgcacacatgaagtgagcaaatgatgctggaaaaatGGTGGTGACAGACTTGTTCCACCCAGAAACGCCACAAACTTTCAGTTTCTAAAAACTGCGATAACTGTAAAGTGTAATAAAGCAATGCTCAATAAAATAACGTGTGCCTGTACCCCCTCAGGACCTACTGAGCCAGAATCTGAGGTGATTCAAATGCACACTATAGTGATTCAAATGCACTGAACTAGGCCATAATTGtttaatacattatttaaaaataagcatacaATGACTTTGTAGTAAGTTATATCATAAATACTTTCTTctaccaagagaaaaaaatgaaacaaaatgtttggtataattataactgtttaaaaaaacatgCACAGGAAAAATCTAGGATGTACACACTGCATGTTAGCATGGTTTGCATGGAAACCGGTAGGAGTTCCCTGCTTGTTGGGCTAGAAAGGAGGGGATTCCTGTGGAGTTCTGCAGTTCTGAGATTTAGGTTACCTCTGAGTACAGGCAGAAGACatgggaagaaaacagaagaataggaggaaaaggaggaaaagggaggagggggaggggggagggaggaagaggaagaagcagaaacaGGAAGCTCCCAGctccatcttccttccttctcattttAGTTTCCTTCTGCACTCTGCCTGCTACCATTTTCCAGAGTCCTCAAAGGGCTGCTCCAGACACTGTGGCCTGTGTGTTGGGTTGCATTCAGTGGGAAAGAGGATGGAGTGTGTACCTGGAGCTCTAACCTCCCCATCAGTAGACTTCTGAGTGCTCATCTTTGGAAGCAGAGATATTTGGGGGACATTCACACAAACACTTTCTCAGTGGGCACTACAAAGCTGTGACAAGGTCTTGCATCTGCATCATTATGTGAATTATGATCTCCTAGGGTCAGAGAAAGATCACTTTTCAGTAAAAACAGAGCAATTTTCTTCAAGTTCTAATGAATGGCCAAGAAATTAACTGGCTAAATCACTTAAGCAAtatgagacacagaaagaaatggagagcagAAGACAGACGGAGAGGCTTCTGAAAGAGACACACCACTCCAGAAGGGTTCAAACCAGTGAGCCTTTGGTTTAAAAACCAGGTTCCCCcagtatggtttttttttttttttttttgcggtacacgggcctctcactgttgtggcctctcccgttgcggagcacaggctccggacgcgcaggctcagcggccatggctcacgggcccagccgctccacagcatgtgggatcttcccggacaggggcatgaacccgtgtcccctgcatcggcaggcggactctcaaccactgcgccaccagggaagagccCCCCCCACAGTATGTTTTCAATGCTGAATACACAGTGCTCTGATGATAGGCTGTTCACCACCATTCAGTTTGCAGATGGCCTCATGCACTTGCCTTTTCTCTTAAGTGCATCTGAAAAGTGGGGACATTCACTGTGCTTCATCTCCTTCTGGCAGGAGAGGGAGAACCTAGAACCCAAACTCATCAAATAATGCTGCACGAATCAATGGCTTTGGTATAACTTGGAGGAAGGGCTGAAAGTGAGTGCTAAAGAGCAGAAATGCTATTTAATAGAATCCTTGAGTCTTACCAATGCTTCATCTTACAGCAGCCCTGAAAAATCAGCGAGGCAGGTCTTAACTCTGTCCTGGGTGCCCCGGCTGTTCAGTTTGGGAGCTGGAATGGGTCCCAAGTCCTCTGACTCCGCGTATGTATTATCTGCAAACTGCACGCTACCTGTACACTGCCAGCGCCTCCCCAAGCCTGCATAAACCAAGAACCGGATACACATGAAGCAACCTTG is a window encoding:
- the SGMS1 gene encoding phosphatidylcholine:ceramide cholinephosphotransferase 1 isoform X2; this encodes MATPMGTSALAQTSSPLMAASASRSIISRRFFCIVGTLYLYRCITMYVTTLPVPGMHFNCSPKLFGDWEAQLRRIMKLIAGGGLSITGSHDMCGDYLYSGHTVMLTLTYLFIKEYSPRRLWWYHWICWLLSVVGIFCILLAHDHYTVDVVVAYYITTRLFWWYHTMANQQVLKEASQMNLLARVWWYRPFQYFERNVQGIVPRSYHWPFPWPVIHLGRQVKYSRLVSDT
- the SGMS1 gene encoding phosphatidylcholine:ceramide cholinephosphotransferase 1 isoform X3, encoding MMSFFLVRFIRSIISRRFFCIVGTLYLYRCITMYVTTLPVPGMHFNCSPKLFGDWEAQLRRIMKLIAGGGLSITGSHDMCGDYLYSGHTVMLTLTYLFIKEYSPRRLWWYHWICWLLSVVGIFCILLAHDHYTVDVVVAYYITTRLFWWYHTMANQQVLKEASQMNLLARVWWYRPFQYFERNVQGIVPRSYHWPFPWPVIHLGRQVKYSRLVSDT
- the SGMS1 gene encoding phosphatidylcholine:ceramide cholinephosphotransferase 1 isoform X4, which codes for MSIISRRFFCIVGTLYLYRCITMYVTTLPVPGMHFNCSPKLFGDWEAQLRRIMKLIAGGGLSITGSHDMCGDYLYSGHTVMLTLTYLFIKEYSPRRLWWYHWICWLLSVVGIFCILLAHDHYTVDVVVAYYITTRLFWWYHTMANQQVLKEASQMNLLARVWWYRPFQYFERNVQGIVPRSYHWPFPWPVIHLGRQVKYSRLVSDT